The Misgurnus anguillicaudatus chromosome 12, ASM2758022v2, whole genome shotgun sequence region cttcatgcggcgccacaagaaccgacagccggatgacgtcaaagtaccgcgagaatgattcaAGAAATCACATTTCGTCTCGgtctcgcgatactttgacgtcatccggctgtcgattcttgcggcgccgcatgaagtcaaacaagcctaataTGTTCACCACAGCCTGCATCTTCTTTGACAGATTGGTACACTTTAAGACATCCTTAgtttctttatttaatatttaattacatGAAATGACTTTAATTGCAAACATGAAAATACAGTGTGAACACtgtaattattacatttattaaaaccgAAAGTGAAATCggttatttgatttatttacatatttaaaaccgAAAGTGAAGTCGATTTATTTCAGATCATGTGAATTTAACTCTATTAAATGCCATaatatgtattaatatttatggTTAAAGTTAAAAACACTATATTAACTAATAATTTTGCCacaatttactatagtaaatattaaatatatgacaGTTTTTTTATGTGGAATAACAGGTTTTATTCTTGATAGCACTGTAACCagcaaaatgtcataatttGCTTACTTGTATTTACATCCACAATAATTGTACAATATAACAAAAACCAGCTACAtacaatgaaaaacaaaagTGTGAACACAAAGTGATCGTAATATCCACAGCATCTTTTCTGTATCCTTGTCCTATGATGGCACATTACGCTGCACAGTTTGCATTACTGTGGCGTTGAACTGGTCGTGTTGGCACGCAGAGTGCCCTTCAGCACCCTGTAGTTTGCAAGCGGCTGGTTTTCTTTAGGAGGGTAACAGGGTCCACGGTCTGTCACGTAGGCATATGGAAAGCGTAAAACCCAGAGTCCATCAGGGGGCAGCACAATCTCAGCTTGCTCCGGATGAAAGATAGGACAGGGAGGGGGGCCTGGCTGGACCTGGTGGACAAGATTACAGAAATGTAAATCAAATGACAATTTGCAATAaattaaatgtggatattttgatTTTGCACTGTACCTGTGGGTTAAGGACAATCTCAAGAGGAGCATCAGGAACCACAATGAAAAGGCGTGCCAGCTGAGCATAGTGTGGCTTGATGCCTCTGCCTTGGGACAGAGAGGGATGGTACAAAGGCATGTCTGAATTCAAGCATCTGGTCGCAGGCTCCTTTGGGCCACCTTGCCCGAGCACTTTTACCACTTTATCAGGCCCAGAACTAAGGAAGCGGCGCCCTCTGCTGTCCTCATATTCAAAACCAACAAAAGCACGAGCTACATCATCCCGTCTGCGGCCACGTCCTATTCCCCCAGCGCTGCCTCGCTTTCCAGCCGATGCTTTATTTGGAGCCGGCCATGAGGCTGGACCTCCATCTAGAGGTTCAATTGATCCCACATCTTCCTCGGATCTGCTCCTGATGACGACATCCCATGGCAAGAGAAAGGAAGAACCAGGGAGGAACCCAGGTTGATCTAAACCGGTAAGATTATTGTAGGCTTTAGCAGGACCGAGTTTAACAAGAGACCAACTGGAGAACTTAGGCAACAGTCCCTTTGGGCATCCCGAATGAAGCATACCAGGAAGAAACTCGACTGTGGAGGGCTGTCTGTCCACCAAACTCGGTCTCTTCTCCTGGCCTTCTGCTCCATCACCGTATGTTCCAAGGCTGTCAGTAGATTGACCCAAACTAAGAGCGAGGCTCAAACTCGTGCTCTCGCCAGGTGTATGTGTGTTCGTCTCTTTTTCCTTTAGACGTTCAACTTCTCCTGAAGGAGGTACGGGGACATCCGCTGGTGTGTGTATTTCATCACTGGCAGGTGCCGGGTCGGGTGTGCTGGCTTGAAACACTGGGAAATTTATCCTCTCCAACTTCCCACAGCATTTTTCTTCGAGCAtctaaatgacaaacacattGTAAGCATCCTGCTTTACTTATGTAAACATTTATGGTAAGTAAAACCTGAAATGGTATCTACTGACCTGATAGAAATCATAGTTGGCAGCCTGAATGTCAAAAGGATCTTCCCTTGGAGATTGCTTTTTGCCACAGTTACAAGAACTTGTAGAGCGACCCCTACTGTTGTGGTATAAAATGGGTGGATTGTGATCCATTTCTGGTTTCTCTCCTGTGAAAAGCAAATAGGCAAAAAACACTGGTTAAAAACTATGGGGCAGTGTATCCCATCAATTTAAATGCTAAAAAACATAAAGTTACACAATTCATTTTAGCATGCACTATAAGGTCATTTTTAACAATGGTAATTAtgataatacatttttacctGGCTTTGGCAGCAGATGAAATTTGTGCACACAGTGCTGATCTGTAAGGCTTCGCTCCTCACAAAGCTGATGCCCATTACTCCAAAATTTGTAGCAATCTTCATGAAGCTGTAAGGCGTATCTTTGAAAGGCAACTCCCCTTGCATGCTGGCTATACACACGCAACGCCTGAGCCAGCTGATTTTTATGCACCGTGGTGGTGTAATTGTGAGGAAGGTTTGACTGGTACGCACTATGAGCCAGGGGCAAGGCTTTCTGGCACCTGTTCTCTGAAAACTTGGCATCTGCATCGAGAAACCCCTCGAGTACCTTGAGCTGACCCTGCACTTTGAGGGAGAGATCAGCAGCTTCATCCTTACCGTTCTCTATCATCACCTGATGAAGTTTGCATGCCACATGGACCCATTTGGAATAGGAGGGCAGCTCAAAATGCGAGGGCTGCGGATTGCGACCCACACTGTCATCAAAGCCTTTCTTGTTCAGGACGAGCTCCACGTGCTGCCAAAGGAACTCTTTTAAGGTGCAGTCCACTAACTGTCCCCCTGAAGACAGGCTGCTTTCCACATTGAAAGAAGGCTGCCTGTTTGAATGCCTCATCTGCTGGTATCTTTTTTGACCAGGTAGAGGTGTGCCACCTTCGTTCTCTCGCAGAACACAGTTGGATCGCAGATGTCCCAGCAGAGAGCCGATTAGGTCTTCATCTGGACCTGGCActacataaacaaatgcctggTTGGCAGGGACAGTAAAGAGACAGTTGCTACTCTGGTTGGTTAGTACGCGACTTTTTCTGAATATCCTATATATCTGATCCTCCAGTGCATGCTGGAGACGCCTTCTAGGGGAGTGTTTTTTGGGTTTATCCACTCCAGAACCATCAGTGCCATTCCCACCGATCCCGGAAGATGCCACCCTGAGCGCCCCGTTCATTTGGAAGACGAACAGCAGACGCGGAGGACACGGCCTGCAGTTCAACTTCCATTCTTTGGATACAGGCGAGTCTTTGATCGCGGCGCGCAGCAGCGGAAGGGCTTTTTGACGCAGCGCGTCCAACGCGCGGAACAGTCTGTCGTAAGTGACGTCAAACGAACAGGTGGGATGAACCAGCAGAAGAACATGGCATAGTGAGAACAGGTACAATAACTGCAATGAGTTATCCTTCTCTGCCGCTTTCCAAAACTCGTACGCTTCCGAGTGACCCAAACCCACCGTCAACGACTCACAAGCCTGAATGAGTTGGCGGTTATCAAAAACAGATGTTAATACCAAATACAGCACGCGGCTCTCCTGATTATAATACGCCTGGATCGATGATCCCCCGCCTGTGCTGTCAGTTTCGTTGCTTCCAAAGAAAGAAAAGATGTGTTTATCTGCCAAGATGTTTATGAGAGATTGTTTTACCGATCCAGGTTGCATTGCGCTTTTCCCAAATATGCCCAAAACACAAACGCCCTCATCTTTGTCGACATTTTCCTCTATTATTTCTGATTGGAAGAGTGCTCCGATGTTCACGGGCAGCGCCATCGTGGATAGACGGACACAACAAATGGGCGGGGCTTCGATGAGCACAAGAGAAAAAGTCCGGGTGGAAACACGAGCATGCGGATAACTGTCCGAGCAAAATCTAAATTGTTGTTTGCATATTAAATCATACATGTTCATACTACACAGGTATTCAAGTAAACTGAAGTTTGCCTTTAGCCAAACTAGTAGAGCTTTGCGTGTGCAAACGTCAAAAACTGCTTCGCTTGAATAAAGttaatttggataaaagcgtctgctaaatgcatgttaaattgtaaacatttattgtctaaatacaaaaaagtaaataaaatcacacattgttGCAGCTTcaatatttattaaacattttgcaTTTGTTGCAGAGATTTTTTGGataataaaattgtttaaaaaataaattgcaaaagacccttaaaataaaacattaagaCATCATAACATGTAAACAATTTGGTGTTAACACCtacaaaaaaatacacaaagTTTGTACAAAGTCATTGTGCTTTACATTTTACTCACTAGCACATCGAATTTATGCATCAATAACTTACCTAACCTTACCTCTGGGCAAATTTCAACACACAGTATCAGATATTGTATTTTACAGATGAGCCACTGTATGACACAATCACAATCATTTACAGTAGATTCCATTAATGTGCTGTATTTTACATTATGCACAACAATATGTAcatgttacatttttatacagtatgcagttgttgttgtttttcatgtTTGTAACATAAGGGTTGATATAAAACAGCAAGGAGCAAGAAACAGAGTTGATCAGACTTAAAACACACTGCTGTAATGGCAGTATGAACTGGTAAAAACCATTAGTAATGTTGCAGAAAACATAAAAAGCTaacagacaaaaaaaatataaggCAACACTATTAGGTATTGTATCATCAAAAGGTCATACAAAACACAATGTGCAATAAAGAttgttaaaacaataaaatggtCTGTTTCTTTCTTGGCTTAGACAGACTTCAGTGGTGATAGTCCTTTTGTTAAAGCACTCTGTAAagttatatataaaattaaatgggCACTTTCAAGTAATAAACTCATAATTCactttgttaaataaatcttttaagggggacatttcacaatacctttttaagatgtcaaatgaGTATGTCTACGTATGTGAAGCTCTAGCTAAAAATG contains the following coding sequences:
- the smg8 gene encoding nonsense-mediated mRNA decay factor SMG8, producing MALPVNIGALFQSEIIEENVDKDEGVCVLGIFGKSAMQPGSVKQSLINILADKHIFSFFGSNETDSTGGGSSIQAYYNQESRVLYLVLTSVFDNRQLIQACESLTVGLGHSEAYEFWKAAEKDNSLQLLYLFSLCHVLLLVHPTCSFDVTYDRLFRALDALRQKALPLLRAAIKDSPVSKEWKLNCRPCPPRLLFVFQMNGALRVASSGIGGNGTDGSGVDKPKKHSPRRRLQHALEDQIYRIFRKSRVLTNQSSNCLFTVPANQAFVYVVPGPDEDLIGSLLGHLRSNCVLRENEGGTPLPGQKRYQQMRHSNRQPSFNVESSLSSGGQLVDCTLKEFLWQHVELVLNKKGFDDSVGRNPQPSHFELPSYSKWVHVACKLHQVMIENGKDEAADLSLKVQGQLKVLEGFLDADAKFSENRCQKALPLAHSAYQSNLPHNYTTTVHKNQLAQALRVYSQHARGVAFQRYALQLHEDCYKFWSNGHQLCEERSLTDQHCVHKFHLLPKPGEKPEMDHNPPILYHNSRGRSTSSCNCGKKQSPREDPFDIQAANYDFYQMLEEKCCGKLERINFPVFQASTPDPAPASDEIHTPADVPVPPSGEVERLKEKETNTHTPGESTSLSLALSLGQSTDSLGTYGDGAEGQEKRPSLVDRQPSTVEFLPGMLHSGCPKGLLPKFSSWSLVKLGPAKAYNNLTGLDQPGFLPGSSFLLPWDVVIRSRSEEDVGSIEPLDGGPASWPAPNKASAGKRGSAGGIGRGRRRDDVARAFVGFEYEDSRGRRFLSSGPDKVVKVLGQGGPKEPATRCLNSDMPLYHPSLSQGRGIKPHYAQLARLFIVVPDAPLEIVLNPQVQPGPPPCPIFHPEQAEIVLPPDGLWVLRFPYAYVTDRGPCYPPKENQPLANYRVLKGTLRANTTSSTPQ